The following are encoded in a window of Synechocystis sp. PCC 6714 genomic DNA:
- a CDS encoding type II toxin-antitoxin system VapC family toxin — translation MKGWLLDTNVISELCKKNCNPAVKAWADRQSPTSFYISTITMAEIRFGIERTEDKVFRQELNQWLDQVLRPWFGDRLLGVNEDVILQWRWLVEKGRKQNYTFSQPDLFIAAIAVVHDLCVVTRNVGDFEKSGVPVFNPFLFSQ, via the coding sequence ATGAAGGGTTGGCTATTGGATACCAACGTAATTTCAGAACTTTGCAAGAAGAATTGCAATCCAGCAGTAAAAGCCTGGGCCGATCGCCAATCTCCCACCTCCTTTTATATCAGCACCATCACCATGGCGGAAATCCGTTTTGGCATAGAAAGGACTGAAGACAAGGTATTTCGCCAGGAATTAAACCAATGGCTAGATCAAGTTTTGCGTCCCTGGTTTGGCGATCGCCTTTTGGGGGTGAATGAAGATGTAATTTTGCAGTGGCGATGGTTAGTGGAAAAAGGACGAAAGCAGAACTATACTTTCAGTCAACCGGATTTATTTATTGCGGCGATTGCCGTTGTCCATGATCTGTGCGTCGTAACCCGAAATGTAGGGGACTTTGAAAAATCAGGGGTTCCCGTCTTTAATCCATTCCTTTTTTCTCAATAA